GGCAGGCTGCTCTCTGGTTTTCCACGCTTTCGAAAGTATCGGTCGGCTCCATCGCTGCGGCAGCGTCCCCGTTCCTCCCCGCGGCATCCTTTCGTCTCCGTTCCGCATAGGGATGTAGGTGGAACGCGCACACGAACGCCCTTTCTCTTTGTTCCCCTCTGCCCCCGGGAGTTTGAAGCGGTGGCTGCGCCggtccgcgcgcgccgcgccgcgccgcgctcccTCGACCTCCTCGCGGCgatggaacggaacggaaccgAACCGAACGGAACCGAACCGGGGTAACGCGCCGCTGATGCTGCTGATGCTGCCGATGCTGACCCGCCACCCTCTCCCCGAGCAGCTTCCTCGGGGAAGAGACCGCTCCGTCCACGGAGCTTGCACCCGATGCTGCGTCGAACCAAGACAGACGCGCACACACCCGAAGGAATCCCCCGGCATTCCTCGCCGACGCTCGCGTGACCCGATAGGTTACGCAGCCCCGTCGAAATCGCAACAGTCGGTCAAGAGCCCTGAAACTCGTCGGACTATCGATTTCCAGGGGGATTCTGCGGCTTTTCGATCAAACTTTCCTTTGATCTGCTTCGATTTCCTTTCAGCCGCATGCTCCCTGTCCGTATTTTAATCTTGCTGTTTTCTGGACGAGGATTTTCTGCGGCACTCTTTCTgaatgcgaagggttaaatgtttGAGAAAATAACATCGGttttggaatattgaaaataattcatcCTCGCATGGGATATTCCGAGGTCTCCGATATTGGCATTAACGAAACGGTTTTCGTTTAGCAAGACGTTTCTCTAATAGGAATCGATCACTCATAGAACGTCCCGATCCGATCGTCAGTGACGCTCGAAACACCATCCGGTGTTACTTATTAAAGTTCCTATCGGTTTTTGTTCTCGAGGATTTCATTTAACCCATTTCACTCCGTTTCATTAACACTGCCAAGTAAAACCTGAAAACTCAAGTCGCAACAGTTTCTCAATGTAACATAAACTGAAAGGTCAAAGTTCTCCATGACTATACCCTCTTTCGCATATcgtatccaacaaaattcgattcgacCCGAATCCGTGTGACAGGGAAGACAGTAGCACTTCGAATAAACGTTCAGCGATATTTTCAAGAAACTTCAATATCTTTTACGCGAAGCTGTTTTCAACGAGAAAACGCGATTTCCTTGAAACTTAGAGGAAAGAATCGTTTTCGATAGGAGATGGGTTAACGGCCGGATAATAGCAGTTGCACCGGGTCGCAAATTCGTTCCGCGGAATAGATCGGAATCGAGTTTGGAGAGCCTGCTCTGCTGGGAATATCGATAATAGAGGACGATCGGGCCGCGATGACGGTGACGGATGAAGAAGATGGACGTATACACGCGCGCGGCGGGTCTCGGGTGTTCCCGTGGGACCATCGGCGCCGCTGCGCGCCTTCCGCAGCCGGACGGGGACCGGCGAATCGATGCCAGTTACGAGTAACGAAGGGTGACAGCGGaccgaaaataaaatatcgcatCGTCTTTTCACCCCTATCGATTCGACATCGACGCGCGGGACGCGGGGGATGAACGAACGTTCTCTCGGAAAAAAGAGAACAACGGCCATCTTTCTTCCCGATGCCACCACCGGCTGCCAGTGTCTCCGTGAACTTTATCGTTCCCGCAGCGCGGTGGCACCCTTATCTCTTTCGATTATTCCGCTGGCGATCGGTGCGGGGATCTCGTTGGTATCGTCGGAGAATCGCATATTTTCGAGACTAGCGATCCTTCGTTTCTGTAGCTTCGATTTACTGATTTCcatatttctgtattttatatttcaagattTCTAGATGCCTGGATCTCGAAATTTCTAGGTTTCCAGGCTGCTAGATTTCTAGGTTCCTGAATTTTAAGGTTTCTGAATTTCTAGGTGTCcagatttataaatttctaggTTTCCAGGCTGCTAGATTTCTAGGTTCCTAAATTTTAAGGTCTCTGAATTCTTAGATGTCcagatttataaatttctagcTTTCCAGACTGCTAGATTTCTGGGTTCCTAAATTTTTCAGGCCACTAAATTTCTAGACGTCCGAATTTCTAAATGTCTAGCTTTCCAGACTGCTGGATTCCTGTGTTTCTAATTCTTTGGCTTCCACATTCCGAAATTCTCAAATGTCGAGAACACTGCAACCGTTCAGGACATTCTCCGTAGCTGCCGCGCGCAATAAGTAGGACGAAAGCCCTGCGAAGGGTGGACAACATGAAAAATAGCCGCGCCGTCTTATAATCAATTCATCGTAGCGGAGTCTCCTCGTCTCTTTCGGCCGCGAGGAATTTTTCTCCTGGGTATTCCCCGATAAATTGCTTACGAGAGGCAAGACTCGCGTGCAGCCTCGGAGATAAAGATACGTTCCGTGCCGGAGACAATTAACGGAGAATCATATCGACGCGAGAGAAATCGATGGGCCCTCGTTTCCGAATTCCACGCCCCGATTCAACGATCCGTATCTCGTTTCCGTTCGGCGAGAGATCGCGGAGATCCGCCCGCCTACGTAACGGTTAATTGGAGAAGCGTGGCGAAAGGTTAATTAGAAGGCGCCTACCTTGAGGGACCGGGGGTTTCGTAGGTCGTAGAACCGGGGGATCGACGGGATCTCGTAGCGACTGCGGCCGCCGAGCCTGCGCGAACAAAACTTCCGGTTAAACCTCAGCCTTGCCACTCGAACATTCCTCGCGTCGTATTCTATTCTAATTTCCATTGTATCTGACATTCCCACTTAGCACCGGTTCCCTTTATCTCTTCATTCGCACTACACCATAGCTGACTCGAGGAACACTCAATCTTCTCTACGTAACGGAACCTCCTCCCATATATCTCGAACGAATGAAGAATTCCAAAGAAATACCAAATAAACGTACTTGACGTCGATCGTAGTGACGAACATCCTGTGCAGCGCGATCAGGGGGATGGACACGAGCACGCAGGCCTCGATCATCAGCAGCGGTATCACCTGCAACCCAGACGAGCAGAATGTACGCGTTTCGTCGCGGTTTTCCGGCGGAATCGGCGCGATTTCTGAATAGAATTCCTGAGGAAAGGGGGTGACCGATCGGCGAGCGAAGATGGCTCGCCGGGGAGAGGGCGGGATTCGAGGGTCGGTTCGActcgtttgaaatattcagagCAGCGCGGCATCGGCGTAAACGCGGAAAGGAAACGGGAGCCGACCGTTGCCTCCGGGCCGAACAATAAATTGCCGGTGAaaagccagccagccagccagccagccagccgctGGGAGCACGTTGCCCGGCCGCCGGTAATTAAAATACCGGTAGCAGCCAGTCGTCAATTATGCAATGATACGAGAAAGCGTCGGCCGCCGGCCCGTTATTCGCGTCATTGTAACGAGATTTAATCGTTCGCGGAGCGACGAGCGGAATCGCCAGCTTCTTCCCGGCGTCCTCCGATTACCTGCGCATCTTTCAACCTGTTGGCCGGGCGAACCCGCGACGCTCGACGCGGGGAGATCTTGTGCGAGGCATAATCCCCCGCGTCGCGACGCACTGTAACCAAGAAAAGCTTACCGTTTCAATGAACAAAACCCCGGGGTTGTTCAATTATGCGCGATGAATACGAATGACCAATTTGCGCGTCCTCGCTCGTGGCTCTTCCGGTCGACGGGTTCGCCAGCTGATTCCGAGATAATCGGGATCCTCTGCGAATCGCCTCGAACGCGTCGAGCGCGCTGAGTCTGTTCCCTTCGAACGGATCGTATTGTTCATTCTTTTCACGGTCTTATCAACTCTTTGCAGTCGAGAGTCTTTTAGTCGAGTTATCCGACGTTTCTCGATCGGACGTGGTTTCGCGTAAGATTTTCTAGTTTTAGAATCGAGTGGTggtctctcgagtgcagaggttTAATTATTAGGTTGCGGCATATGGAACTTAGTAAAGATCgaattgaaaaattagaaactcCAATGATTGTtatttcgattaaaaatatCGATCGCTGGAGGATTTGCGTTCGTTTCAAGTTGGTTCTACAAATTAGACGTTTCATATGTTACAACCGCAAGGCGTATTTCACGAGTCGCGGAAAGAATGACGCTCGACGTGACGCTCGACGATTCGCAGATCGATCGCGGCCCACGCAAACGATCCCTAATCCCTCGACCGATGATTAATGTTTCAGCGCCGGCATGGAGGCGGCGAACGGTGCGATCGAGCACGACTTTCACAATGCCTTGGTGCCTATAAACGGTAGCCATTCCGGGAGCTCCGGCAGGAGTACGCCGAATGGAGGAGATCCCGCGCCAGGAAAGCTGTTCGTAGGCGGCTTGTCCTGGCAGACCAGCAGCGAGAAGCTCAGGGAGTACTTCGGGATGTTCGGGACCGTCACCGACGTCCTCATCATGAAGGATCCGGTCACACAGGTCGGTCTCTAATCGATGGAAGCTATCTCGGCTCATCCATCTCGAACGGTGGCCACTCCGCGGTTCGGAACTTTCGACGTTTCAAATTGGAAACttcgaatttgaaatattgaaacgtttcATTCTCAAATTTCCGAATATACACGCGGCACGTGTACAGTAGAGTCGATTTCTCGCGGCGCGGGACTGAATTCGGAGGAACGGCGGACTGGCCACCGTCGCAGCTCAGAGAAGGATCTTAGAAAAGTGCCAAGTTGCTTTTCAGACAGCTAAAATTCTTGCGAGGCATCGTTCTGAGGATCCTAGGGAATCACAGATCCACGATTACTCGTAGCAAACATGGTGGAGAGGTTGTAGAAAGTATAAATTGAATTCAGTGTATTTCGAAGGGATTAGCAGTGGTTTCTGACTTAGAGTAATCATAGTTTCTAGACGAATGCGCCAAGTAGATTTCGAACGCAGTTCTATAGAGAGTCGATATTTCTGTAACACGCGAGAACACATTGAATCGTGCATTCGTTTCCTCGGAGTCCGCAGAGCAACGCCTCGCAAGAATTTTACGTTGCCGGAGGGGCGCAAACTTGGCGCTTTGCCAACATCCTCCTTTCTCTCGTCTACGTTTCCTCCTCGATAGGTCAAATCGTTTTCGTCCGAATCGACGCGTCGGCCGAGCCGAAAAGCTCCTCCGCGTCTTTTTGTTTTTCGGGGCCTGGGGGGAGGGGGGTTAACGCCGAAAGGAgcagagagaaagtgagaggaagagaacgagagagaaagagagagagagagagtgagagagtgagagagaaagagaaaataagGGAATCGCGGTCTCGAAATTCCGCGCTCGAGGAGATTCGATGCACCAGTTTCTTCCTTCCACTTTTGCACGAGACTTCACACAGTAGAACGTAGAGAAGAAGTTGTAACTAATATTCGATGTAACTAATTATTGCTGAGACAGTGTAAAGGATGTAGAAAGTGTATCTTGGTACTTTACttgtaattaaaacatttactcGTATCTTAAAAACGTAAAAGGTGGAGAAAAGAGGCAGAGGCTCGTTTCGATAGTTTCACAGAATACgtttctctatatatatatatttttttttctatttttttttcgtttctttattcTTGCCACCACACAGACACGCCCCCCAAAAACCGGGATTTCTAGCGAACTCGCTGAATCGAGGACTATGGGCATATTGttcacatatatatgtatatatttacttaCTTTGGTCTCTCTATCGTAAtcgatatatatacatatatatccgGGTAGCGATGCAGTTAACGGCCGCGTAATTCTCAGTTGAGtctttttacattattatatatatatatatatatataattcgaaGTCCTTGTCTCACGTAATCCTAGAATGTTTGTCTTACATTGGCTTGGACAGTCTTGCATGTAAACGGTAGTTTTGGTAGTATttagttaattttgtatataagAGATGAGATATATCTATATCTaatacgtatataaatatatatatatatatacatgtatatgtacaaCACTATGTATaccatgtatatatatacacaccaCCGGTACCTTTTCTACGTATACAGAGAGAGAGTCCGATAGCGAAACGAGACGGGATACTTTGCCGACGTACGTGATGGTAAATAGAAGAGAACGGAAAACGGTCTACGGGACCGAACTAATGCTGCGGAAAAGTCGCGATAGCAAACCGGAAACGTCGGAACGCGGCTCGCACGAGCAGCGTGGGCGGTCGTCCCGGCGGCGCGTGACCGCCATTCATCGCCGTCGATGAGTGTTACAAGCGTCGAACTTTCGATCCGCGTGTCGCGACCGACAGCGGAGAGGTCGGACGACTTTCCGACCCCTCGATGCCCCGGCAGATGCGAGATAACTTAGCATTTTCTTCGCGAGCATAGGCAGGTTTCGTCGCAACAGTCTAGAAAAGGCGCACAGTTTATCGGTCAGGGTGGCGAGAGGGTAAGAAATCGCGTTGGGCAGGCAGGTGTGCGACGCAGATGACTCGTCGGTTCGTTAGTCGAGCGCGGGAGAAGCGAGAAGTACTAGATACGAGCGACAGTTACGGTAAATCGCACAGGCGCGATCAAAAACGACGGATCCGCGTTCCTCGAGCTAGCCGACGAGTCAGCTCCGCGCTAGAGACGAACAGTTAGGCAGGCAGATTCGCAGAGAGACGGAGAGGAGGCGTGAAAAGCGGAAACGATAGAGATAATGGTAAATCAGGCTAAagagaaaaaagggagaaatcgagaaagagagggagagagagcgagagagagagagagagagagaaagagagagcgagagagagacagagaggagaATCGTAAAAATGAAGGGATAGATGAGAGAGACGGTCGTTGTGCATCGTGGCCGTTCTGGCTTGTTCGGTTACAGCGTAGTCGCGGGTTCGGCTTCATCACGTTCGCCGAGCCGGGTAGCGTGGACAAGGTGCTGAAGTGTCCAATCCACACGCTGGACGGCAAGAAGATCGACCCGAAGCACGCGACGCCGAAGAACCGCGCGAAACAGGCGAACAGGACCAAGAAGATCTTCGTGGGCGGCGTCAGCCAGGACACGAGCAGCGACGAAGTGAAGGCCTACTTCAACCAGTTCGGCAAGGTCGAGGAGACCGTGATGCTGATGGACCAGCAGACGAAACGGCACCGCGGCTTCGGGTTCGTCACGTTCGAGAACGAGGACGTGGTGGACCGGGTCTGCGAGATCCACTTCCACACGATCAAGAACAAGAAGGTCGAGTGCAAGAAGGCGCAGCCGAAGGAGGCGGTGCAGCCCGGCGCGCTGGCCCTCGGCAAGAGGGTGGTGCTGGGCGCGCTGGGCGTCCGGCTGGCGCCCCAGCCGCCGCTTCCGGTCGCCGCGGCCTCCCAGATCGTCGCCGCGCAGGCACAGGCGCAGGTACAGGCGGCAGCGGCCGCGGCCGCAGCCGCACAGGTCCAGAACGCCGTGGCCGGATACGGGAAGCTGTTCGCGAGCAGCTATCCAGCTCTGTCCGCGTACCGATACGCGCCGTACCCGAtcccggcggcggcggtggctgcGGCCGCGGCTGCAGCCGCGCCAGCTCCAGCCCCGGCGCCGCCAGCAGCTGCGGCAGCGGCGGCTGCGGCCGCGGCAGCGACTCCAGCCGCGGCCGCGCCGGCCAACCCCTACCAAGGATACTCGCTGACCAACGTCGACATGTCCAGCTTCCAGGGCGTCGACTGGGGCTCCATGTACGGGATGGGCATGTACGTGTAAACTGGCGCGACAGCCGCGTTCGA
This is a stretch of genomic DNA from Nomia melanderi isolate GNS246 chromosome 1, iyNomMela1, whole genome shotgun sequence. It encodes these proteins:
- the LOC116426755 gene encoding RNA-binding protein Musashi homolog 2 isoform X4; translation: MEAANGAIEHDFHNALVPINGSHSGSSGRSTPNGGDPAPGKLFVGGLSWQTSSEKLREYFGMFGTVTDVLIMKDPVTQRSRGFGFITFAEPGSVDKVLKCPIHTLDGKKIDPKHATPKNRAKQANRTKKIFVGGVSQDTSSDEVKAYFNQFGKVEETVMLMDQQTKRHRGFGFVTFENEDVVDRVCEIHFHTIKNKKVECKKAQPKEAVQPGALALGKRVVLGALGVRLAPQPPLPVAAASQIVAAQAQAQVQAAAAAAAAAQVQNAVAGYGKLFASSYPALSAYRYAPYPIPAAAVAAAAAAAAPAPAPAPPAAAAAAAAAAAATPAAAAPANPYQGYSLTNVDMSSFQGVDWGSMYGMGMYV
- the LOC116426755 gene encoding DAZ-associated protein 1 isoform X2, producing MMFPYTTFSTVGAGMEAANGAIEHDFHNALVPINGSHSGSSGRSTPNGGDPAPGKLFVGGLSWQTSSEKLREYFGMFGTVTDVLIMKDPVTQRSRGFGFITFAEPGSVDKVLKCPIHTLDGKKIDPKHATPKNRAKQANRTKKIFVGGVSQDTSSDEVKAYFNQFGKVEETVMLMDQQTKRHRGFGFVTFENEDVVDRVCEIHFHTIKNKKVECKKAQPKEAVQPGALALGKRVVLGALGVRLAPQPPLPVAAASQIVAAQAQAQVQAAAAAAAAAQVQNAVAGYGKLFASSYPALSAYRYAPYPIPAAAVAAAAAAAAPAPAPAPPAAAAAAAAAAAATPAAAAPANPYQGYSLTNVDMSSFQGVDWGSMYGMGMYV
- the LOC116426755 gene encoding uncharacterized protein LOC116426755 isoform X1, whose amino-acid sequence is MAAASFPPNFSNVGILENCAGMEAANGAIEHDFHNALVPINGSHSGSSGRSTPNGGDPAPGKLFVGGLSWQTSSEKLREYFGMFGTVTDVLIMKDPVTQRSRGFGFITFAEPGSVDKVLKCPIHTLDGKKIDPKHATPKNRAKQANRTKKIFVGGVSQDTSSDEVKAYFNQFGKVEETVMLMDQQTKRHRGFGFVTFENEDVVDRVCEIHFHTIKNKKVECKKAQPKEAVQPGALALGKRVVLGALGVRLAPQPPLPVAAASQIVAAQAQAQVQAAAAAAAAAQVQNAVAGYGKLFASSYPALSAYRYAPYPIPAAAVAAAAAAAAPAPAPAPPAAAAAAAAAAAATPAAAAPANPYQGYSLTNVDMSSFQGVDWGSMYGMGMYV
- the LOC116426755 gene encoding RNA-binding protein Musashi homolog 2 isoform X3, with protein sequence MYSFPAGMEAANGAIEHDFHNALVPINGSHSGSSGRSTPNGGDPAPGKLFVGGLSWQTSSEKLREYFGMFGTVTDVLIMKDPVTQRSRGFGFITFAEPGSVDKVLKCPIHTLDGKKIDPKHATPKNRAKQANRTKKIFVGGVSQDTSSDEVKAYFNQFGKVEETVMLMDQQTKRHRGFGFVTFENEDVVDRVCEIHFHTIKNKKVECKKAQPKEAVQPGALALGKRVVLGALGVRLAPQPPLPVAAASQIVAAQAQAQVQAAAAAAAAAQVQNAVAGYGKLFASSYPALSAYRYAPYPIPAAAVAAAAAAAAPAPAPAPPAAAAAAAAAAAATPAAAAPANPYQGYSLTNVDMSSFQGVDWGSMYGMGMYV